The following nucleotide sequence is from Bradyrhizobium roseum.
CCGGGTTCTGCATGTCGTAGCGTGCATTCATCCAGGTGTTGGCGTGCGCGCAGGCATTGGTCAGAATCGCCTGGTAGCTCTTCGGCAGCGCATTCCACTTCTCGAGATTGGCGAAGGCGTGGACCGTCGGTCCGCCTTCCCAGAAGCCCGGATAGTAGTAGTACTTCGCGACCTTGGCGAAGCCGAGCTTTTCGTCGTCGTAGGGACCGACCCACTCGGCCGCATCGATGGTGCCTTTTTCGAGCGCCGGATAGATATCGCCGCCGGCGAGCTGCTGCGGCACCACGCCGACCTTCTGCAGCACCTGACCGGCGATGCCGCCGATGCGCATCTTGAGGCCCGACAGGTCGGCAACGGTCTTGATCTCCTTGCGGAACCAGCCGCCCATCTGGGTCCCGGTGTTGCCGCAGGGAAAGCCTATTACGCCGAACTTCTTGAAGAACTCGTTGCCGAGTTGCTCGCCGCCGCCCTGATACCACCAGGAGTTATTCTGGCGGGCGTTAAGGCCGAACGGGACCGAAGCGAAGATCGCAAACGTCGGATCCTTGCCGACGTAGTAATAGGACACCGTGTGGCACATATCGACGGTGTTGTTGGAGGTCGCATCCAGCGCCTGCAGACCGGGGACCACTTCGCCGGCCGCAAACACCTGAAGCTGGAACTTGTTGTCGGTCATTTCGGCGACGTACTTCGACACCTGTTCGGCGCCGCCATAGATGGTATCGAGCGACTTCGGGAAGCTCGACGTCAGGCGCCATTTGACCTCCGGCGACGATTGCGCGATCGCCGGCGAGGCAACGGCTGTCGCAGCAGCACCAGCCGCTGAAACCTTCAAAAAATCACGACGCTTCATTCAAGTCTCTCCTTCAGACGGGCGTTTCCCAATTCCTCGAGCACGTCCTCCGGCGGGCGAATCCATGTCATCCGGGGGGCTCTGGCGGGGCGGCTTTAACACGGAAGTCGGCTATCGAAAACGCGACAAAGGCATGACTGCGCTGATTAAACCAAAGTCTTAGAGAGCCAGGATAAAGGCCTGTCAGGCTGCGGCGATGGCAACTTGAAGCTGGTCGCGGACCTTGCTCCCGATAGCCCGGTAGATCGCGGCATGTGGTCCATCCGGGTCGCTCGCCACCACCGGGTTACCGTCGTCGGACGTGGTCCGGATCGACATATGCAACGGGATCTCGCCCAGGAACGGCACACCCAGCCGCTCCGCCTCCTGCCGCGCCCCACCGTGGCCGAAAATGTCCGACCTCGTGCCGCATTCGGGGCACTGGAAGTAGCTCATGTTCTCGACGATGCCCAGCACCGGCACATTGACCTTCTTGAACATGGCGAGCCCCCGCCGCGCGTCGATCAGCGAGAGATCCTGCGGGGTCGAGATGATCACCGCGCCCTTCAGCGGCACGTTCTGCGCCAGCGTCAGTTGCGCATCGCCGGTGCCGGGCGGCATGTCGACCACCAGGATATCGAGCGTGCCCCACGCCACGTCGCGCAGCATCTGGGTGATCGCCGACATCACCATCGGCCCGCGCCAGATCATCGCGGTGTCTTCCTCGACCAGAAAACCGATCGACATGATGGCGAGACCGAAACGCTGGATTGGAATCATCTTCCTGTTGCCGTCGAGCTGCGGCTTCTCATTGATGCCGGTCAGCCGCGGCACCGAGGGGCCGTAAATATCCGCGTCCAACAGGCCGACGCGCAGGCCAAGGTCGCGCAGGCCCAATGCGAGATTGAGCGCGGTGGTGGATTTGCCGACGCCGCCCTTGCCCGAGGCCACCGCGATGACGGCGGCGACACCGGGAATTTCCGCCTGTTTCGACATCGGCGACGCCCCGCCTTGCGGCGGGCGATGCGCGGAAACCGGCTGCACGCCGGGAGATTGCGAATGGGCATGACGATGCGGCGCGGGCGCAGGCGACGGCGATCCGGGCTTGCGCTCGGCGGTCAGCGCGATCATCGCCGCGGTGACGCCGGGGATGGCGCGCACGGCGGCC
It contains:
- a CDS encoding Mrp/NBP35 family ATP-binding protein, with product MGVTQQQVLDSLKQVASPRGVPLTNANVLSAISVTDGKVFFSINVDAAEARAWESVRAEAEAAVRAIPGVTAAMIALTAERKPGSPSPAPAPHRHAHSQSPGVQPVSAHRPPQGGASPMSKQAEIPGVAAVIAVASGKGGVGKSTTALNLALGLRDLGLRVGLLDADIYGPSVPRLTGINEKPQLDGNRKMIPIQRFGLAIMSIGFLVEEDTAMIWRGPMVMSAITQMLRDVAWGTLDILVVDMPPGTGDAQLTLAQNVPLKGAVIISTPQDLSLIDARRGLAMFKKVNVPVLGIVENMSYFQCPECGTRSDIFGHGGARQEAERLGVPFLGEIPLHMSIRTTSDDGNPVVASDPDGPHAAIYRAIGSKVRDQLQVAIAAA
- a CDS encoding TRAP transporter substrate-binding protein translates to MKRRDFLKVSAAGAAATAVASPAIAQSSPEVKWRLTSSFPKSLDTIYGGAEQVSKYVAEMTDNKFQLQVFAAGEVVPGLQALDATSNNTVDMCHTVSYYYVGKDPTFAIFASVPFGLNARQNNSWWYQGGGEQLGNEFFKKFGVIGFPCGNTGTQMGGWFRKEIKTVADLSGLKMRIGGIAGQVLQKVGVVPQQLAGGDIYPALEKGTIDAAEWVGPYDDEKLGFAKVAKYYYYPGFWEGGPTVHAFANLEKWNALPKSYQAILTNACAHANTWMNARYDMQNPAALKRLVAGGTQLRPFTNEVLEACLKATNELWSEVSGKNADFKKTIDAMQAYRSDQYLWWQVAEYTYDTFMIRSRTRG